In Trachemys scripta elegans isolate TJP31775 chromosome 10, CAS_Tse_1.0, whole genome shotgun sequence, the sequence GGAGTACAATTTTTGTGCAAACGAATACATTGTTCTTAGATGTCCATGTAACAATAAATGCAGATACAAAACTGGAACTGAGTGCAAAAAATGGATACCAACATTTGAAACACTTAATGTATAGGAAAAGAGATCCTAATTCTTTGCCCGTATCCATagctttaaaaataaggaaaccTTATGTCATCTGCCCCAGAAAAGTAGCAGGGAGCaaaatttctaaattaaaaatttTCATCCTTTCCCATAATAGATCAGTAGCTTCTGATAATTTAATCTACAACTCAGTATTTGACTTTTTAGAGAACTGTAAGATTTCTAATGCTATTGACTTTGTATTCTCATGGCGCAGAACTAACTGAGCTTTTACTAAAAACAACAAAGTGGACATGAGTTATATAACACATAATGGTTCCATTACAGTCTATGGGACAAAGTCTAATTTTTGCCCAAGACAGCAAGAGCTCCCTCACAGCTGTTTACTATTTATAATGTATGCCTACTTTAACATCTCTGCTGATTATGTAACTGGTACACATGTGATCTAAGGTCTAAAACTACACACGTAGTTTTAAAGTGCacatgaaataaaattattttctaaatttaaaaaatatttctaatctcTTCCTTCTACAGCAACACATAGTGTCCATATTTGGGACTCAAAGCAAATAAAAGGCCACTTCTGAAAGCAACAAAAGAGAAACTTTTCTTCACTCCTAGAAGCCTAAAGGTGTATTGAGTTATTTTCTAAATTTTGTAAATCATAATAACCTGgggcattgaaatcaataggactactcatatgAATATGGGTTTGTGGAATCAGTTcgtaagggccaaattctccaatGCAATGTGGCTAATTTGCAGAGAATTGTTGGCATAAGCTTGTCCAAAGGAGAGTTTAATGGGCTTAGGAAGAATCATCTCAGGGTAAGGATGACCTTTCAGTGTTGCAGAGGCACTGTAAATGTTTGTATACCAGCCTGCCACCATAACAGGGAAAAGGGGACATGGCCCTATGTTTTGCACATTTCTGGTCCCTACAGACTGTTTGCAGCCATCACAGAGCTGCCCTCATGATGCAGTGGGACCAAGTCTCCACAGAACTGCAACAGGATCAGGGGAGTGCAAAAAAATAGAGTTTTATTTCCACCTTTGCACACCTCAACCTCAATGCTCTGGACAGATCAGCTACCTTACACCCCACCCTCCGGAGTGGGCTTCATATTTCCAGTAAGATTCAGTCATAAtgaaggtttgttttttaaagaaaggacaCACAACCCCCCTGCAAATATAGTTAGTTATAAGGGAGACATTGATAGGCCTTTGTCTACAGCTCACCAGCAAGTTTCATTGAAGATATTCTTTAAATGAAACTCACACCATttctcttataaaaaaaaaaaaaaaaaactgttgagaGATGTCCTATATTGAGTTCTCAGCTTCAGAATCTCTCAGTTAATTGATATACACAATACTTTTAGAgtcacagggtttttttaaaaaaacaaaaacaaacaaaaaaaacccacctgtgcTGAGATAGATGGATTGAATTCTACAGGTAAGAACTTTCCAATAGGGGACTATAAACACCAGCCAAAAGCACAGATTTGGCTCAGACCCTTAAAAAAAGATCAGTGCTGTAAAATTAAAGCCAAAAACTGTTCCAGACAAGCATTAATGTGAGAAACTCATTTGAGAGCTGCATGAATCCTAAATAAGTCAAATTATAATCTCCTGAGCCCAGAAGTTATGGTATTCCATATAACATTCCCCATTACTTACTAGAAAAGTGTGTTTTATTAGCAACTCCAAGTGCCATTTAATTTTAGTTGCATAGCTCTCACTAAAACCTGAACTCTAACTTTGTCTCAGCACTGTTTGATTTAATCAGATATATTtttctattaatattaaaaacagaCATTATTAAAATTTCAGCATTATTTTGCTTTTACCTTCACTACTGCATGCCAGAGATTTGCTAGTGCAAAAGCTCGTACAGCTAATAGCCACTGTGTTACCTGAGGATTATTTGTTGTATATTTTATACTTGAAAGCATTTTTTTATATGCAGTTGTTTGCTCTGAAGACATGATGTTTAAATAGTCAAGGAAAATATACGGTTTCTGGCTGCTCAGTAGTCCCATAGGATATTCACTCAACGTGGCAGCAAGGATGGAATGCAGATCAGAAGGTTGCAGTTCAGAATCCAATGCCTCCAGAAATGCAAGTTGCAATTCATCCTCAATAATACCCATTTCTAATTCCAACAATTGCCTTTTTTGATTGTACTGTAGCTCTGACAGCCAGAAATGTGCAAAATGTACAAAGTTATCTCCAGTGCAACACCAGACACTCAAGTCACTAATGGAATTATATGCTTTCTCCAGCCAATCTGTCACAGAAGTACTATCAAAGTGGTTAAAAATCTTATCAAGTCGTCCTCTCTCAGGTGAAAAGAGCAGATGAGATGAATCCTTTGAAGAGACAGCTGCACTTAAATTTAACCTTGTTGGTTCACTCAAATGAGGAGGCATTTTCTTGCCAATATGAGGCAAAGGTACAGCCTTAAATAAAGAACAATTCCTGATCTTAAGAGAAAAGAATTCTTTTTGTAAGCTACTATTAACATCAACTTGAGAATTCTTCAACAAGGAACATACGTCTGGAAGGTGAAGGATCTCATTTTGGCTATTTGG encodes:
- the FAM220A gene encoding protein FAM220A isoform X2, which codes for MQSLKDRRAMIVSHMNMEEEDVLNHEHLSESGPNSQNEILHLPDVCSLLKNSQVDVNSSLQKEFFSLKIRNCSLFKAVPLPHIGKKMPPHLSEPTRLNLSAAVSSKDSSHLLFSPERGRLDKIFNHFDSTSVTDWLEKAYNSISDLSVWCCTGDNFVHFAHFWLSELQYNQKRQLLELEMGIIEDELQLAFLEALDSELQPSDLHSILAATLSEYPMGLLSSQKPYIFLDYLNIMSSEQTTAYKKMLSSIKYTTNNPQVTQWLLAVRAFALANLWHAVVKFYKALVSTKLVPELHIKSSVSATTKQTNEVVKERALHSVQLGYADVLHYLIINQKLDLGAVDEKDRNLIFLATIYDQPKILDYFLDMGLPIPDVNHAAENGNTPLHAAVNTGKMHLVSLLLHYPGINVNFPNPQCDGATALHLAIVYEI
- the FAM220A gene encoding protein FAM220A isoform X1, which codes for MQSLKDRRAMIVSHMNMEEEDVLNHEHLSESGPNSQNEILHLPDVCSLLKNSQVDVNSSLQKEFFSLKIRNCSLFKAVPLPHIGKKMPPHLSEPTRLNLSAAVSSKDSSHLLFSPERGRLDKIFNHFDSTSVTDWLEKAYNSISDLSVWCCTGDNFVHFAHFWLSELQYNQKRQLLELEMGIIEDELQLAFLEALDSELQPSDLHSILAATLSEYPMGLLSSQKPYIFLDYLNIMSSEQTTAYKKMLSSIKYTTNNPQVTQWLLAVRAFALANLWHAVVKFYKALVSTKLVPELHIKSSVSATTKQTNEVVKERALHSVQLGYADVLHYLIINQKLDLGAVDEKDRNLIFLATIYDQPKILDYFLDMGLPIPDVNHAAENGNTPLHAAVNTGKMHLVSLLLHYPGINVNFPNPQCDGATALHLAIVYGYLGICYLLLNAAADVESPLGDLTPVQLSENFGNETITKFIKMHVKKIKLENKMFA